From bacterium, the proteins below share one genomic window:
- a CDS encoding aspartate carbamoyltransferase: LRDTVRNIEAMKIDMVIVRHRSAGVPLFLTKCIDASVINAGDGMHEHPTQALLDMMTLREKYGKLDGLKVAIIGDISHSRVAGSNMRGLRTMGAEVMVCGPQTMMPREIETFGVGVCHSVDEALGWADALNVLRIQLERQDAGLFPSLREYHNEYGITRRRLEKAGRDLTVMHPGPINRGVEPESDLADSEFSVILDQVTN, translated from the coding sequence CGCTCCGAGACACCGTGCGCAATATCGAAGCGATGAAAATCGACATGGTGATCGTGCGCCATCGCTCCGCCGGCGTTCCCCTGTTTCTGACCAAGTGCATCGATGCGTCGGTGATCAACGCCGGCGACGGTATGCATGAACATCCCACCCAGGCGCTGCTGGATATGATGACGCTGCGGGAAAAATACGGCAAATTGGATGGACTTAAAGTGGCCATCATCGGCGACATCAGCCACAGCCGGGTGGCGGGATCGAATATGCGTGGACTGAGAACCATGGGCGCGGAGGTCATGGTTTGCGGCCCGCAAACCATGATGCCGCGAGAGATCGAAACCTTTGGCGTCGGCGTCTGCCATTCGGTGGATGAAGCGCTTGGCTGGGCGGACGCGCTCAACGTTCTGCGCATTCAGCTGGAACGGCAGGACGCGGGATTGTTTCCATCCCTTCGCGAATATCATAATGAGTACGGCATTACCCGCCGAAGATTAGAAAAGGCGGGGCGCGATCTCACGGTCATGCATCCAGGTCCCATCAACCGCGGCGTCGAGCCCGAGAGCGATCTGGCGGATTCAGAATTTTCCGTGATCCTGGATCAGGTGACCAACTGA
- a CDS encoding dihydroorotase: MSPVLLTGGTILDLRTNQRHSTDLVIRDGRIDRIGRQESASFSGEVRDISGQLVVPGLIDMHVHLREPGREDEETIESGCAAAMAGGFTAVCCMPNTDPPCDRQEVVRFIKKRSEDQLVDVFPIAAITKKREGKEITEMADLLRAGAVAFSDDGSPVQNAAVMRHALEYAGMYGAVVIDHCEDESLSTGGHMNEGRMSTRLGLAGIPDISEEIMIARDISLAEYTGGRIHIAHLSTRKGVERIRRAKEAGIQVTCEVTPHHLALNEEALMQYDTNLKMGPPLRTLIDQEALLAGLKDGTIDVIASDHAPHSAEEKEVEFSAAPNGILGLQTMLGIVLSKVVQPGVLSLAEALAKMIITPRTILRLEVPQIREGAPANFTVFNPEKTWIMNSGLNRSRSRNMPYFGWTLPGVVWGVCNKGRLWIA, from the coding sequence ATGTCGCCCGTTCTATTGACCGGGGGGACTATCCTCGACCTGCGGACGAATCAACGCCACTCCACCGACCTGGTGATCCGCGACGGCCGCATCGACCGAATCGGCCGGCAGGAGAGCGCCTCATTCAGCGGCGAGGTGCGGGACATCAGCGGTCAGCTGGTCGTGCCCGGACTGATCGACATGCATGTTCATCTGCGTGAGCCGGGACGGGAGGATGAAGAGACCATCGAGAGCGGTTGCGCCGCTGCCATGGCCGGTGGTTTTACCGCGGTCTGCTGTATGCCCAACACCGATCCCCCCTGCGACCGGCAGGAGGTGGTACGGTTCATTAAAAAGCGCAGCGAGGATCAGCTGGTCGATGTGTTTCCCATCGCCGCGATCACCAAAAAGCGCGAAGGGAAAGAGATCACCGAGATGGCTGATCTGCTTCGGGCCGGCGCTGTGGCTTTTTCCGACGACGGCAGTCCGGTACAGAACGCAGCGGTGATGCGCCATGCGCTGGAATACGCCGGCATGTACGGGGCGGTGGTCATCGATCACTGCGAGGACGAATCTCTCTCTACCGGCGGCCATATGAACGAAGGCCGCATGTCCACGCGTCTGGGTCTGGCCGGCATACCCGATATCAGCGAAGAGATCATGATCGCGCGCGACATCAGCCTCGCCGAGTACACCGGCGGCCGCATTCATATCGCGCACCTCTCCACCCGCAAAGGAGTGGAACGGATCCGCCGCGCCAAAGAGGCGGGGATCCAGGTGACCTGCGAGGTTACCCCGCATCATTTGGCGTTAAACGAAGAAGCCCTGATGCAGTATGACACCAATTTAAAAATGGGCCCACCCCTGCGCACTCTCATCGATCAGGAGGCGTTGCTGGCGGGATTGAAAGACGGCACCATCGATGTTATTGCCTCTGATCATGCACCCCACTCGGCTGAGGAAAAAGAAGTCGAGTTCAGCGCAGCGCCCAACGGCATTCTCGGCCTGCAGACCATGCTCGGCATCGTGCTGAGCAAAGTGGTGCAACCGGGAGTGCTGAGCCTGGCTGAAGCGCTGGCGAAAATGATCATTACGCCGCGTACTATTTTGCGCCTGGAAGTGCCGCAAATCCGTGAAGGGGCGCCGGCGAATTTCACGGTATTCAACCCAGAAAAAACCTGGATCATGAACTCGGGATTGAACCGCTCACGCTCCCGCAACATGCCTTATTTCGGCTGGACTTTGCCAGGCGTCGTCTGGGGCGTCTGTAACAAAGGCAGGCTTTGGATCGCCTGA
- a CDS encoding ribonuclease: MKKLIAVVVPFLFILMLIQGDAAIDRRPPCREAVRALNLQLAEPINEEELVAVLISLNASDNARLPETFVTKARARKLGWRPGQPLWKYKKLKGKSIGGDRFNNREKKLPAGKRVWREADLDYQGGRRNAKRLLYSNDGLRYVTVDHYQTFTEVPSCR, encoded by the coding sequence ATGAAAAAGCTGATCGCCGTCGTTGTGCCGTTTCTCTTTATCCTGATGTTGATTCAGGGCGACGCTGCCATCGATCGACGGCCCCCTTGCCGTGAGGCGGTTCGCGCGCTGAACCTGCAGCTGGCGGAGCCGATAAATGAGGAGGAGTTGGTCGCTGTTCTGATCTCCTTGAACGCCAGCGACAACGCTCGGCTGCCCGAAACTTTTGTGACCAAAGCCCGGGCGCGCAAGCTGGGCTGGCGGCCGGGGCAGCCTCTGTGGAAATATAAAAAACTGAAAGGCAAGTCCATCGGCGGCGACCGGTTCAACAACCGTGAAAAAAAACTGCCCGCCGGCAAGCGCGTCTGGCGTGAGGCTGATCTGGATTACCAGGGCGGCCGTCGCAATGCCAAGCGGCTGCTCTATTCCAACGACGGGTTGCGCTACGTCACAGTGGACCACTATCAGACCTTTACGGAGGTCCCGTCATGCCGATGA
- a CDS encoding barnase inhibitor encodes MPMKKCVLDGRSFTSLNDVYDSLARQLDFPTHFGRNLDALWDVLTTDIPGPLSITWIAYRASRAALGPDYIKISRLLQAVARERDDVILRYR; translated from the coding sequence ATGCCGATGAAGAAATGCGTTCTCGATGGACGCTCCTTCACTTCTCTCAACGACGTCTATGACAGTCTTGCCCGGCAATTGGATTTCCCCACTCATTTCGGCCGCAATCTGGACGCATTGTGGGATGTGCTCACCACGGATATCCCGGGCCCCCTCTCGATCACCTGGATAGCTTATCGGGCCTCGCGCGCCGCTCTGGGGCCGGATTATATCAAGATATCCCGTTTGCTGCAAGCGGTCGCCCGTGAACGGGACGATGTCATTCTGCGCTACCGATGA
- the rplM gene encoding 50S ribosomal protein L13 yields the protein MKTLSPKPQDIEQKWYVIDAKGLVLGRLASKIAGVLRGKNKPFFSPHVECGDFIVVINADKYLLTGNKLQQKTYTSYSGYPGGLRKTPIARVAEKKPEFVLREAVRGMLPHNRLGRKLLKNLKLYTEAEHPHSAQKPEVMNL from the coding sequence TTGAAGACTTTATCGCCCAAGCCACAAGATATAGAGCAAAAATGGTATGTCATCGACGCCAAGGGTCTGGTGTTGGGACGGCTGGCCAGCAAAATCGCCGGTGTATTGCGCGGAAAGAACAAACCCTTCTTTTCTCCGCATGTAGAGTGCGGCGATTTTATCGTAGTGATCAACGCGGACAAGTACCTGCTGACCGGGAACAAGCTGCAGCAGAAAACCTACACCTCATACAGCGGATACCCTGGCGGGTTGCGCAAGACCCCCATCGCCAGAGTGGCGGAGAAGAAACCCGAATTCGTTCTGCGCGAAGCGGTGCGCGGCATGTTGCCGCATAACCGTTTGGGGCGCAAACTGCTCAAGAACCTCAAGCTGTACACAGAGGCCGAGCATCCGCATTCGGCGCAGAAACCTGAAGTAATGAATCTTTAG
- the rpsI gene encoding 30S ribosomal protein S9: MKGTHFDATGRRKCSIARVRLAPGTGKITVNDQGLLDYFKRDTLRMVIEQPLVMTDTMGKYDIVANVTGGGLAGQAGALLLGIARALLKANDEFRSSLRRGGFLTRDPRMVERKKYGRPGARKRFQFSKR; encoded by the coding sequence ATGAAAGGTACCCATTTCGACGCGACCGGACGGCGCAAGTGTTCCATCGCCCGGGTGCGTCTGGCGCCCGGCACCGGCAAAATAACGGTGAACGATCAGGGCTTGTTGGATTATTTCAAGCGCGATACCCTGCGCATGGTGATCGAACAGCCGTTGGTGATGACCGACACCATGGGCAAATACGATATCGTCGCCAACGTCACCGGCGGCGGACTGGCCGGTCAAGCCGGCGCACTGTTGCTGGGCATCGCCCGGGCATTGCTCAAGGCCAACGACGAATTTCGCTCCTCCCTGCGGCGTGGCGGCTTTTTAACCCGCGATCCCCGCATGGTCGAACGCAAGAAATACGGCCGCCCCGGCGCGCGCAAGCGTTTCCAGTTCTCGAAACGATAA
- the rpsB gene encoding 30S ribosomal protein S2 yields MADITIQDLLLAGSHFGHLTRRWNPKMKRYIFMERNGIHIIDLKKTMECLTAAREAVRKVVREGGTVLFVGTKKQAKDIIKLEAERCGMPYIAERWLGGSLTNFITIKKSIKRMKNLEKKATDGTYDKVTKKEILTIEREKEKLDKVLGGIRDMNYLPSMLFVVDAKKEAIAVQEATRLNIPTVCLADTNADPDLIDFPIPSNDDAFKAISLITHAISEAVIEGKAARVDVQMATDSDVDEKAKYFKKDADEEELVRYPRDKKKAKE; encoded by the coding sequence ATGGCAGACATCACGATCCAAGATTTGTTGCTTGCCGGCAGCCACTTCGGCCACTTGACCCGGCGCTGGAATCCCAAGATGAAGCGTTACATCTTTATGGAGCGCAACGGGATCCATATCATTGATTTAAAGAAAACCATGGAATGCCTGACAGCGGCCCGCGAAGCGGTTCGTAAAGTGGTCAGGGAAGGCGGCACGGTGCTGTTCGTCGGCACGAAGAAACAGGCCAAGGACATTATCAAACTGGAAGCGGAGCGCTGCGGCATGCCTTATATTGCCGAGCGTTGGCTCGGCGGCTCGCTGACGAATTTCATCACCATTAAAAAAAGCATCAAGCGCATGAAGAATCTTGAGAAAAAGGCGACCGACGGCACCTACGACAAGGTCACTAAAAAAGAGATTCTCACCATCGAGCGCGAAAAAGAAAAGCTGGACAAGGTTTTGGGCGGCATTCGCGACATGAACTACCTGCCCTCCATGCTGTTCGTCGTGGACGCCAAGAAGGAGGCCATCGCCGTTCAAGAAGCCACCCGGCTGAACATCCCCACGGTCTGTCTTGCGGACACCAACGCCGATCCGGACCTGATCGACTTTCCGATTCCCAGCAACGATGATGCGTTCAAGGCCATCAGCCTGATCACCCACGCCATCTCGGAAGCGGTGATCGAAGGCAAAGCCGCGCGCGTGGATGTGCAGATGGCCACGGATTCCGATGTAGACGAAAAAGCCAAATATTTCAAAAAAGACGCGGATGAAGAAGAGCTGGTGCGTTACCCGCGTGATAAAAAGAAAGCCAAAGAATAG